GTCGCGGTTGACGCTGGTGATGACCACATACCTGAGTTGCATCGACGCCGCCATGCGGGCCACGTTGGCCGGCTCTTCCGGATCCAGGCGCATGTCGCGTTTAGCGGGAATGGCTGTGGTCCGGGCCGAGGGCCTTTTCGTAGATGGCCAGGGACCGCTTGCAAAGCGGCTCGGCTTCCGCGTACTTGCCTTCCTCACAGTAGAGAGTCGCCAGATTGTTCAGGCTCACGGCCACATCGGGATGATCCTGGCCAAGCGTCTTCTCGCGGATCGCCAACGACCTCGTGTAGAGCGGCTCCGCCTCGGTCAACCGGCCTTCGTCACAGTAGAGATTCGCCAGGTTAACCAGGGGTGCGGCCAGGCCGGGGTAGTACGAGCCCAGGGCCTTTTCGTAGATGGCCGCGGACCGCTGGAAGAGCGGCTCGGCCTTCTCCTTCTGGCCTTGGCTCGAGTAGATGCTCGCCAGGCCATTCAGACTTCGAGCCACATCGGGATGCTCCGGGCCGAGGGCCTTCTCCCAGATGTCCAGGGACCGCTTGGCGAGCGGCACGGCCTCCGCGTACTTACCCTCGTTCCAGTAGACAAGCGCCAAGTTATTCAGGCTCTTGGCCACATCGGGATGGTCCGGGCCGAGGGTCTTCTCCCAGATCTCCAAGGATCGCTTGTAGAGCGACTCGGCCTCTGCGTACTTGCCCTCGAACCAGTGAAGAGAAGCCAGATTATTCAGGCTTTCAGCCACATCGGGATGGTTCGGGCCGAGAGCCTTTTCCTGGACACCGAGCGCGAACGAGAGCAGGGGTTCTGCGTCGTTGTAAAGACCCAGCTCCGTATAGACCGTTCCCATCGTGCTCATCAGCCGGGCCTGCACGAGCGGCTGGCCTTTGAGTTCCGTCGCGACCTTCTTGGCCCCTTTGTCCAGGATTTCGCGGGCGGTGACCGTCTTTCCCCTGGTTTCGCCGGGGTCGGACACATTGAAGATGCTCGTGAGAAAATCCGACACCTGCTTGGCCATCTCTGCTTCCTCGCGCGCGCGCTTCTCTGCACGCCCCGCTCGGATGGACTGTACGGCCATGGCGAGGCTGAAAACCATCAGAGCGGTTGCCGCGACGGACAACAAGATCTTCTTCCTGCGCCGAAGCGGCTTCTCTCGGATCCAAGTCAGTTTCTGAACGGTGTCTTCCGCGGAAGGGCGGGCGCCCGGGGCCAAGGACTTCAGCCTGTTGATCAGCGCTTGCAAATCTGGATCCAGAACGCTGACCGGCGACGCTTCGCGAGCCCTGCTTCTTTCAACCCGGGTTTCCACGTCGGATTCCGTCTCCACCGGAGCTTTCTCCGTGAAGAGCTCCTGAAGGAGTAGGCCGAAGGAATACATGTCGCTCGCCGGCGTCACCGGCTCCCCCCGCGCCTGCTCCGGGCTCATGTAGCCCAATGTTCCCAGGATGCTTCCCGCGGTCGTGAGGCCGCTGTCGGATCCCGAGTCGGGCACTGCAGGTTCGATCTCCGTGACGGCCTCGGCGACGTTGGGCCCTTGGTCCGATCCTGTCCTCGCGGAGATCGCCTCGGAAGAAGGACTGCGTGGTGTCAGGGCAGGTTCCTCGCCCAGCTGCCGCGAAAGGCCAAAGTCCAGGACCTTGACCTGATCCTCCTGGGTGAGCATGACGTTGTCGGGCTTCAAGTCCCGATGGATCACACCCTTCCCGTGGGCGGCAACCAACACGCTCGCAATTTGCTCCGCGATCCGCAGCTTCAATCCGTCCGGGAGCCCCTTCCTGATGGCCTTGGACAGGTTCCTGCCGTCAATCAACTCCAGGACAAGGAAGTCGCCTTCCTTCCCTTCGAGGTAGTCGAAGATCTGGCAGATGTTGGGGTGCCCCAACTGAGAGAGAACCCGCGCCTCACGCAGGAAGCGGTTGCGGGCTTGTTCGTCAAGTTGACGTTCGAGCCGGATGCTCTTGAGCGCTACCTTGCGCTGAAGCTTCTCGTCGTACGCAGCGTAGACCGCACCCATTCCGCCCGAGCCGATGTGTTCCACGACTTGGTAACGCCCGAATGAGGTGCCGGACGGTCCTTCCGCTTGTTTGTGTTCAATCATCTCTCAAACCAGCTCTGCGTCTCCTGCCACCTCTCGGGGGATAGGAGGTTCAAGCTGCAGATCCGAGAATTACGTCCTGGAAGGCCAGCTTGTGTCACCCTGCCGTCCTGCGGTGAAGCCACCTCCCAACAGCATTCTCCTCCACGTGCGGGAAGTGGACCACATCTCGGGAGGGAACCGTCGACCTTGGTTCCGCCCACGCACACCTCCAGAAGGGTCGCAGGGTAATGCTCGCGCCTTGGATGAAGGCTGATTGGCCAAATTGTGCCCAATTCCGAGCCTCCCACGAGACGTGATCTCTCGACGTGGCGCCGGGATATCGGAGCGTCAGCGGGCCACCGGTGCAACTTCGAGGCGTCTTCGCGCGTTTCTAATGCAGGGAGGAACACTGGGGTCGCGTCCCCCGTCCCTCAGGAGTGACTCGATATGATCGCGATCGTGGTGACTTGGTTCGCGCTTGCTGTCTCGGTGGTCACTTTGCCGGCACAGGGCCCACCGCATCCCTCCAAACCG
This portion of the Terriglobia bacterium genome encodes:
- a CDS encoding serine/threonine-protein kinase, with amino-acid sequence MIEHKQAEGPSGTSFGRYQVVEHIGSGGMGAVYAAYDEKLQRKVALKSIRLERQLDEQARNRFLREARVLSQLGHPNICQIFDYLEGKEGDFLVLELIDGRNLSKAIRKGLPDGLKLRIAEQIASVLVAAHGKGVIHRDLKPDNVMLTQEDQVKVLDFGLSRQLGEEPALTPRSPSSEAISARTGSDQGPNVAEAVTEIEPAVPDSGSDSGLTTAGSILGTLGYMSPEQARGEPVTPASDMYSFGLLLQELFTEKAPVETESDVETRVERSRAREASPVSVLDPDLQALINRLKSLAPGARPSAEDTVQKLTWIREKPLRRRKKILLSVAATALMVFSLAMAVQSIRAGRAEKRAREEAEMAKQVSDFLTSIFNVSDPGETRGKTVTAREILDKGAKKVATELKGQPLVQARLMSTMGTVYTELGLYNDAEPLLSFALGVQEKALGPNHPDVAESLNNLASLHWFEGKYAEAESLYKRSLEIWEKTLGPDHPDVAKSLNNLALVYWNEGKYAEAVPLAKRSLDIWEKALGPEHPDVARSLNGLASIYSSQGQKEKAEPLFQRSAAIYEKALGSYYPGLAAPLVNLANLYCDEGRLTEAEPLYTRSLAIREKTLGQDHPDVAVSLNNLATLYCEEGKYAEAEPLCKRSLAIYEKALGPDHSHSR